In a genomic window of Mycolicibacterium neoaurum VKM Ac-1815D:
- a CDS encoding NAD-dependent succinate-semialdehyde dehydrogenase, with protein MRIEELISSVPTGLWIGGDERGSASSQKFDVLNPATDEVITSVADATPEDGIAALDAATAVQADWAATPARERGEILRSVFETLTARSEDLAMLMTLEMGKVLAESRGEVKYGSEFFRWFAEEAVRIDGRYTHSPAGTGRILVTKMPVGPCYAITPWNFPLAMGTRKIGPALAAGCTMLVKPAQETPLTMLLLAKLIDEAGLPKGVLSVLPTTKPGDLTAALIDDGRLRKLTFTGSTGVGKALVKQSSDKLLRTSMELGGNAPFVVFDDADVDAAVEGALLAKMRNGGEACTAANRFHVANAVRAEFTEKLVKRMSEYSLGNGLEESSTLGPLISAKQLGIVADLVSDAVSRGAEVAVGGVAPDGPGHFYPATVLADVPADARILKEEVFGPVAPITGFDTEEEGIAAANNTEYGLASYIYTQSLDRALRVAESVEAGMVGVNRGVISDAAAPFGGIKESGFGREGGSEGIEEYLETKYIAFTS; from the coding sequence ATGCGCATTGAAGAGTTGATTTCATCCGTGCCCACCGGTCTGTGGATCGGTGGTGACGAGCGGGGCTCGGCTTCATCCCAGAAGTTCGACGTGCTCAACCCCGCGACCGACGAGGTGATCACCTCGGTGGCCGATGCGACGCCCGAAGATGGGATCGCCGCGCTCGATGCCGCCACCGCCGTGCAGGCCGACTGGGCCGCCACCCCGGCGCGCGAACGCGGCGAGATCCTGCGCTCGGTGTTCGAAACCCTTACCGCGCGAAGCGAAGACCTCGCCATGCTGATGACCCTGGAGATGGGGAAGGTGCTGGCCGAGAGCCGCGGCGAGGTGAAGTACGGTTCGGAGTTCTTCCGTTGGTTCGCCGAGGAAGCCGTCCGCATCGACGGGCGCTACACCCACAGCCCGGCGGGCACCGGGCGCATCCTGGTGACCAAGATGCCGGTGGGCCCGTGTTACGCCATCACGCCGTGGAACTTCCCATTGGCGATGGGCACCCGCAAGATCGGCCCCGCACTCGCGGCCGGTTGCACCATGCTGGTCAAACCGGCGCAGGAGACCCCGCTGACGATGCTGCTGCTGGCCAAGCTGATCGACGAGGCCGGCCTGCCCAAGGGGGTGCTCTCGGTGCTGCCGACCACCAAGCCCGGTGATCTGACCGCAGCGCTGATCGACGACGGCCGGCTGCGCAAGCTGACCTTCACCGGCTCGACCGGGGTCGGCAAGGCACTGGTGAAACAGTCCAGCGACAAGCTGTTGCGCACCTCGATGGAACTCGGTGGCAACGCCCCGTTCGTGGTGTTCGACGATGCCGACGTCGATGCCGCCGTGGAGGGTGCGTTGCTGGCAAAGATGCGCAACGGCGGCGAGGCGTGCACCGCGGCCAACCGGTTCCACGTCGCCAATGCGGTGCGCGCGGAGTTCACCGAGAAGCTGGTCAAGCGGATGAGCGAATACTCGTTGGGCAACGGTCTTGAGGAGTCCTCGACATTGGGCCCGCTGATCTCGGCCAAACAACTCGGCATCGTCGCCGACCTGGTCTCCGACGCCGTGTCCCGCGGCGCCGAGGTGGCCGTCGGCGGAGTGGCCCCGGACGGTCCCGGACACTTCTACCCGGCCACCGTGCTGGCCGACGTCCCGGCCGACGCCCGCATCCTCAAGGAGGAGGTGTTCGGGCCCGTCGCGCCGATCACCGGCTTCGATACCGAGGAGGAAGGTATCGCCGCGGCCAACAACACCGAGTACGGGTTGGCGTCCTACATCTACACCCAGTCTCTCGATCGCGCGCTGCGCGTCGCGGAGTCCGTCGAGGCGGGCATGGTGGGCGTCAACCGCGGGGTCATCTCGGATGCCGCGGCGCCGTTCGGCGGGATCAAGGAGTCCGGGTTCGGCCGCGAGGGCGGCTCGGAGGGTATCGAGGAGTACCTGGAGACCAAGTACATCGCCTTCACGTCCTGA
- the pgi gene encoding glucose-6-phosphate isomerase, translating into MSADITETAAWHSLQRHHEAVSSKNLRELFDEDPARGTDLTLTVGDLYIDYSKHRVTRETLELLVELATAAGLQDRRDAMYSGAHINTSEDRAVLHTALRLPRGAELIVDGQDVVADVHQVLDAMGDFTDRLRSGQWTGATGERITCVVNIGIGGSDLGPVMVYDALRHYADAGISARFVSNVDPADLIAKLDGLNPATTLFVVASKTFSTLETLTNATAARRWLIESLGEDAVSKHFVAVSTNKKLVDEFGIDTANMFGFWDWVGGRYSVDSAIGLSVMAAIGRERFAEFLSGFHLVDEHFRTAPLAQNAPALLGLIGVWYNNFFGAQSRAVLPYSNDLSRFAAYLQQLTMESNGKSVRADGTPVSTDTGEIYWGEPGTNGQHAFYQLLHQGTRLIPADFIGFSQPTDDLPTADGTGSMHDLLMSNFFAQTQVLAFGKTAEEIAGEGTDADVVPHKVMPGNRPSTSILATKLTPSVVGQLIALYEHQVFTEGVIWGIDSFDQWGVELGKTQAKALLPVLTDDAAPARQTDSSTDALVRHYRAERGRTA; encoded by the coding sequence ATGAGTGCTGACATCACCGAGACGGCCGCATGGCATTCGCTGCAACGCCACCACGAGGCGGTGTCGTCGAAGAATCTTCGGGAGCTCTTCGACGAAGATCCGGCCCGCGGCACCGATCTCACGCTGACCGTCGGCGATCTCTACATCGACTACAGCAAGCACCGGGTGACACGCGAGACGTTGGAACTCCTGGTCGAGCTGGCCACCGCGGCCGGGCTGCAGGACCGCCGCGACGCCATGTACTCCGGTGCGCACATCAACACCTCCGAGGACCGCGCCGTTCTGCACACGGCCCTGCGGTTGCCCAGGGGCGCCGAGCTGATCGTGGACGGCCAGGACGTGGTCGCCGACGTCCATCAGGTGCTCGACGCGATGGGCGATTTCACCGACCGGTTGCGTTCCGGACAGTGGACCGGCGCCACGGGCGAGCGGATCACGTGCGTGGTGAACATCGGCATCGGCGGCTCGGATCTGGGACCGGTGATGGTCTACGACGCGTTGCGCCACTACGCCGATGCCGGCATTTCGGCGCGCTTCGTGTCCAATGTCGACCCGGCCGACCTGATCGCGAAGTTGGACGGCTTGAATCCGGCCACAACGCTTTTCGTCGTCGCGTCGAAGACGTTCTCCACGCTGGAGACATTGACCAATGCGACCGCGGCGCGGCGGTGGCTGATCGAATCACTCGGCGAGGATGCGGTTTCCAAGCATTTCGTGGCGGTCTCCACCAACAAGAAGCTCGTCGACGAATTCGGTATCGACACCGCCAACATGTTCGGCTTCTGGGATTGGGTTGGCGGTCGCTACTCGGTGGACTCGGCGATCGGGCTGAGCGTGATGGCGGCGATCGGCCGCGAACGCTTCGCGGAGTTCCTCTCCGGGTTCCACCTCGTCGACGAGCACTTCCGAACGGCGCCGCTGGCACAGAACGCGCCGGCTCTGCTGGGCCTGATCGGCGTCTGGTACAACAACTTCTTCGGCGCGCAGTCCCGCGCTGTGCTGCCGTATTCCAATGACCTGTCTCGGTTCGCCGCCTATCTGCAGCAGCTGACCATGGAATCCAACGGGAAGTCGGTGCGCGCGGACGGCACACCGGTCAGCACCGATACCGGCGAAATCTATTGGGGCGAGCCGGGAACCAACGGTCAGCACGCGTTCTACCAGTTGCTGCACCAGGGCACCAGGTTGATCCCGGCCGACTTCATCGGCTTTTCCCAGCCCACCGACGATCTGCCCACCGCGGACGGCACCGGCAGCATGCACGACCTGCTGATGAGCAACTTCTTCGCCCAGACCCAGGTGTTGGCCTTCGGCAAGACTGCCGAGGAGATCGCGGGCGAGGGCACCGACGCCGATGTCGTGCCGCACAAGGTGATGCCGGGCAACCGGCCGAGCACCTCGATCCTGGCGACCAAGCTCACCCCCTCGGTGGTCGGTCAGCTCATCGCGCTCTACGAGCACCAGGTGTTCACCGAGGGCGTCATCTGGGGTATCGACTCGTTCGACCAGTGGGGTGTCGAGCTGGGCAAGACCCAGGCCAAGGCGCTTCTCCCGGTGCTGACCGATGATGCCGCTCCCGCGAGGCAGACGGATTCGTCGACCGATGCACTCGTGCGGCACTACCGCGCGGAGCGCGGCCGAACAGCCTGA
- a CDS encoding SDR family oxidoreductase — protein MTRQKILITGASSGLGAGMARAFAAMGRDLALCARRLDRLEELRAEILDKHPYAKVAIAALDVDDHEAIPQVFGQLSDELGGIDRVIVNAGIGKGYQIGGGKPWHNSATLKTNLVSGLVQIEYALQLFQKAGGGHLVIISSVLGNTGVPGTKAAYAASKAGMTSLGESLRAEYDKGPIRVTVIEPGYIESEMTAQAANTLLMVDNETGVRAMVAAIEKEKGRAVVPNWPWAPLTQIMRLLPPKYTKRFA, from the coding sequence ATGACCCGCCAGAAGATACTCATCACCGGTGCGAGCTCCGGCCTCGGTGCCGGGATGGCCCGCGCCTTCGCGGCCATGGGCCGCGACCTGGCGCTGTGCGCGCGCCGCCTCGATCGGCTGGAAGAACTGCGTGCCGAGATCCTCGACAAGCACCCGTACGCCAAGGTCGCCATCGCCGCGCTCGACGTCGACGACCACGAGGCCATCCCGCAGGTGTTCGGGCAACTGTCCGACGAGCTGGGTGGTATCGACCGCGTGATCGTCAATGCCGGCATCGGCAAGGGCTACCAGATCGGTGGCGGGAAGCCGTGGCACAACTCTGCGACCCTGAAAACCAACCTGGTCTCCGGGCTGGTGCAGATCGAGTACGCGCTGCAGCTGTTCCAGAAGGCGGGCGGCGGGCACCTGGTGATCATCTCCTCGGTGCTGGGCAATACCGGTGTGCCGGGCACCAAGGCCGCCTACGCGGCGTCCAAGGCGGGTATGACCTCGCTCGGTGAATCCCTGCGTGCCGAGTACGACAAGGGCCCCATCCGGGTCACCGTGATCGAACCTGGCTATATCGAATCGGAGATGACGGCCCAGGCGGCGAACACCCTGTTGATGGTCGACAACGAGACCGGAGTGCGCGCCATGGTCGCGGCCATCGAGAAGGAGAAGGGCCGCGCGGTCGTGCCGAACTGGCCGTGGGCGCCGCTGACCCAGATCATGCGGCTGCTGCCGCCGAAGTACACCAAACGCTTTGCCTGA
- a CDS encoding threonine/serine exporter family protein: MSDTTTTVEFIARLGSAMLSADYPVTMVRHTLERVSARQGTDCPVLVLPNFIQAGDRQHTIVARGAALRYDQTFPLGELVERAQTQRLDPAEGLAELDRIHAMPRRFGGGVSVIGYGLQSAAYALILQPTVLSLIAATGFGLLVGLLELLTRRNPALRQLLPVLSAFLVTYVAFSLGRLLHMGHDSLRVLIAPLTLFLPGVAITLAVIESSTSEMVSGSARLMAGLMRLAQLALGILLAVQLLGLTWSELVDVPVNTLGSWAPWLGVAVYAVGIILHLGPPRGFAPWLTLVLFTAYGAQLLTNAVFGGYVSGFGGGLILILSALALSRLSMTPVAQVMLAPGFWLLVPSSIGMIGLAQLASGQGSAAITVMLVSMMSIALGFTTGYAMWNAFARRGADSDTATEL; encoded by the coding sequence ATGTCTGACACGACGACCACCGTCGAATTCATCGCCCGGCTCGGGTCGGCGATGCTCAGCGCGGACTATCCGGTGACGATGGTTCGCCATACGCTGGAGCGGGTGTCCGCGCGGCAGGGCACGGACTGCCCGGTGCTCGTGTTGCCGAACTTCATCCAAGCGGGGGACCGGCAACACACGATCGTGGCCCGCGGGGCCGCATTGCGCTATGACCAGACCTTCCCGCTGGGTGAGCTCGTGGAACGGGCCCAGACCCAGCGGTTGGATCCGGCCGAGGGCCTGGCCGAGCTGGACCGGATCCACGCCATGCCACGACGATTCGGCGGTGGCGTCAGCGTCATCGGCTACGGATTGCAGAGTGCGGCGTACGCACTGATCTTGCAGCCGACCGTGCTCTCGCTGATCGCGGCGACCGGCTTCGGGCTGTTGGTCGGATTGCTGGAATTGCTCACTCGGCGCAATCCGGCACTGCGCCAACTGCTCCCGGTCCTCAGCGCATTCCTGGTGACCTACGTCGCCTTCAGCCTCGGGCGGCTCCTGCACATGGGTCACGACAGCCTGCGGGTGCTGATCGCACCGCTGACGCTGTTCCTACCGGGGGTCGCCATCACGCTGGCCGTCATCGAGTCGTCCACCAGTGAAATGGTCTCCGGTTCGGCACGTCTGATGGCGGGACTGATGCGGCTGGCCCAACTGGCGCTGGGCATCCTGCTGGCCGTGCAGTTGCTCGGTCTGACGTGGTCGGAGCTGGTCGATGTGCCGGTGAACACCCTGGGCAGCTGGGCGCCCTGGCTCGGGGTCGCGGTCTACGCCGTCGGGATCATCCTGCACCTCGGCCCGCCGCGCGGGTTCGCACCGTGGCTGACGCTCGTCCTGTTCACCGCCTACGGCGCCCAGCTGCTGACCAACGCTGTCTTCGGGGGCTATGTCAGCGGATTCGGCGGCGGACTGATCCTCATCTTGAGCGCGTTGGCCCTGAGTAGACTGTCCATGACACCGGTGGCGCAGGTGATGTTGGCACCCGGCTTCTGGCTGTTGGTGCCCAGCTCGATCGGGATGATCGGCCTCGCCCAACTCGCCTCGGGGCAGGGCAGCGCGGCAATCACGGTGATGCTCGTGTCGATGATGTCCATCGCGTTGGGTTTCACCACCGGATACGCGATGTGGAACGCGTTCGCGCGCCGCGGCGCGGACTCCGATACCGCGACAGAACTCTGA
- a CDS encoding Fpg/Nei family DNA glycosylase yields MPELPEVEALADHLRRHAVGRQIVRVDISALSVLKTFDPPVTALYGRPVTGAQRWGKYLGLQVGEMYLITHLSRAGWLRWSDKLAPAPLKPGKGPIALRVHLVGDEPGQTVGFDLTEAGTQKRLAVWVVRDPMDVPQIAALGPDALTLGPEDLKEVLAAHGGRIKTVITDQKIIAGIGNAYSDEILHVAKLSPFATANKLSEVQLVDLHDAMSSVLTDAVARSVGQQAATLKGEKRSGLRVHARTGLPCPVCGDTVAEVSFVDKSFQYCPTCQTGGKKLADRRMSRLLK; encoded by the coding sequence ATGCCCGAGCTTCCCGAGGTCGAGGCGCTCGCCGACCATCTGCGCCGCCACGCCGTCGGCCGCCAGATCGTGCGGGTGGACATCTCCGCGTTGTCGGTTCTGAAGACCTTCGATCCGCCCGTGACCGCGCTGTACGGGCGGCCGGTCACGGGGGCGCAGCGGTGGGGTAAGTACCTGGGGCTGCAAGTGGGCGAGATGTACCTGATCACCCATCTGTCGCGGGCCGGCTGGCTGCGTTGGTCGGACAAGCTCGCACCCGCACCGCTGAAGCCCGGCAAGGGCCCGATCGCGCTGCGGGTGCATCTTGTCGGAGATGAACCGGGCCAGACCGTCGGTTTCGACCTGACCGAGGCAGGCACCCAGAAAAGGCTTGCGGTGTGGGTCGTCCGGGACCCGATGGATGTCCCGCAGATTGCCGCGCTGGGCCCCGACGCCCTGACACTGGGGCCCGAGGACCTCAAGGAGGTGCTCGCCGCGCACGGCGGACGGATCAAGACGGTGATCACCGACCAGAAGATCATCGCCGGCATCGGCAATGCCTACAGTGACGAGATCCTGCACGTGGCCAAGCTGTCACCCTTCGCGACCGCCAACAAGCTGTCGGAGGTGCAGCTGGTCGACCTGCACGATGCGATGTCCTCGGTGCTCACCGATGCGGTGGCGCGTTCGGTGGGGCAGCAGGCCGCGACGCTCAAGGGGGAGAAACGTTCCGGGTTGCGCGTGCACGCACGCACCGGGCTGCCCTGCCCCGTCTGCGGTGACACAGTCGCCGAAGTCTCCTTCGTGGACAAGTCCTTCCAGTACTGTCCCACCTGTCAGACCGGTGGTAAGAAGCTCGCCGACCGGAGAATGTCGCGCTTGCTCAAATAG
- a CDS encoding FUSC family protein, whose translation MGPVCRTGTDIVSDVLAAVRRFLVINPAPGRWQFAARAGICMAIPVLVGWLLGDTGAGLIAVIGGFTSLYGSGRPYRNRAGYLATIAACFAAAVALGDWAAAIPVLGLVTITVIAMVAVLVCHALSVGPPGAFMFVLGCAAGTGTASTHLPPWHIGLLVLAGGAFSWVVHMLGALWEPLVGDGGRHGPEARAVATARTAVERYRGSGDNTDRHLAAKALHQAWTTLVNYQPTHSEPDAVVDRLRAENLYLHRVFGAIVDGARATDPAPAESTARVRLPLGRPGNAALLRRALSPGSESMRVSLRVGVAVALSGAAALLFTADHSYWAMATAVLVLYQGFDWSRTVQRGAERMVGTLLGLGLAAAILAWQPQGWWLVTVVAVLQFAIEMFVVRNYTIAVIFITPLALTIAAGGRPVADLGHFLVTRGLDTVIGCVIALLVYRVALRRHGPAPLKAALARTVAATHRTDVHLRAGAVSSTPARAARRDLQLSTLALLETYQAAIGGSAAQRADAERLWPTVAAAEQDAYQTLAACWVHEHPENG comes from the coding sequence ATGGGTCCAGTGTGCAGGACGGGCACCGATATCGTCTCTGATGTGCTGGCGGCGGTGCGGCGGTTCCTGGTGATCAACCCGGCGCCGGGGCGGTGGCAGTTCGCGGCGCGCGCCGGTATCTGCATGGCGATTCCGGTGCTGGTGGGCTGGCTGCTCGGCGACACCGGCGCCGGGCTGATCGCCGTGATCGGCGGGTTCACCTCGCTCTATGGCAGCGGCAGGCCCTATCGGAACCGGGCCGGTTACCTGGCGACCATCGCGGCGTGTTTCGCGGCCGCGGTGGCCCTCGGCGACTGGGCGGCGGCCATCCCGGTGCTCGGCCTGGTGACCATCACCGTGATCGCGATGGTGGCCGTCCTGGTCTGCCATGCGCTGAGTGTGGGTCCGCCCGGCGCGTTCATGTTCGTGCTGGGCTGTGCCGCCGGTACCGGCACCGCGTCGACCCATCTGCCGCCCTGGCATATCGGCCTCCTGGTACTCGCCGGTGGCGCGTTCTCCTGGGTGGTGCACATGCTCGGGGCGCTGTGGGAGCCGCTCGTGGGCGACGGGGGAAGGCACGGACCGGAGGCGCGGGCGGTCGCGACCGCCCGCACCGCCGTCGAGCGCTATCGGGGCAGCGGCGACAACACCGACCGGCATCTGGCCGCCAAGGCGTTGCATCAGGCGTGGACAACCTTGGTCAACTATCAGCCGACGCACTCCGAACCCGATGCTGTGGTCGACCGCCTGCGCGCGGAGAACCTGTATCTGCACCGGGTGTTCGGTGCCATCGTCGACGGTGCCCGAGCGACCGATCCCGCTCCTGCCGAGAGCACCGCACGTGTGCGGTTGCCGCTGGGCAGGCCCGGTAATGCCGCCCTGCTGCGCCGGGCGTTGAGTCCGGGTTCGGAGTCCATGCGGGTGTCGCTGCGGGTCGGGGTCGCGGTGGCGCTGTCCGGTGCGGCGGCACTGCTTTTCACCGCCGACCATTCGTACTGGGCGATGGCCACCGCGGTGCTGGTGCTGTACCAGGGGTTCGACTGGTCGCGCACCGTGCAACGCGGCGCCGAACGCATGGTGGGCACGCTGCTCGGGCTGGGGCTGGCGGCCGCGATCCTGGCCTGGCAGCCGCAGGGCTGGTGGCTGGTGACGGTGGTGGCCGTGCTGCAGTTCGCCATCGAGATGTTCGTGGTGCGCAATTACACCATCGCCGTCATCTTCATCACCCCGCTGGCACTGACCATCGCCGCCGGCGGCCGTCCCGTCGCCGACCTGGGTCACTTCCTGGTGACCCGGGGCCTGGATACCGTGATCGGTTGTGTGATCGCCCTTCTGGTGTATCGGGTGGCGCTGCGTAGGCACGGGCCGGCCCCGCTGAAGGCCGCCCTGGCCCGAACCGTGGCCGCGACCCACCGGACCGATGTGCATCTGCGGGCGGGGGCGGTGAGCAGTACGCCGGCCCGCGCCGCGCGCCGGGATCTACAACTGAGCACGCTGGCACTGCTGGAGACCTATCAGGCGGCGATCGGCGGATCGGCCGCGCAACGGGCCGACGCCGAGCGGTTGTGGCCGACGGTGGCGGCCGCCGAACAGGATGCGTATCAGACGTTGGCGGCGTGCTGGGTGCATGAGCACCCGGAGAACGGTTAG
- a CDS encoding phage holin family protein gives MGFLLRAALTGVALWVVTMLVPGISIVGGDSTLQRVGIIFIVAVVFGLVNAVVKPIVQFISIPLYILTLGLIHIVINAWMLWITSWITENTTHWGLQIDEFWWTAIWAAIVLSIVSWLLSLLASDLKRSER, from the coding sequence ATGGGTTTTCTGCTGCGGGCAGCACTGACCGGGGTCGCGCTCTGGGTGGTGACGATGCTGGTCCCGGGGATCAGCATTGTCGGTGGTGACTCGACGCTGCAGCGGGTCGGCATCATCTTCATCGTCGCGGTGGTGTTCGGGCTCGTCAACGCGGTCGTCAAACCGATCGTGCAGTTCATCTCGATACCGCTCTACATCCTGACCCTGGGCCTGATCCACATCGTCATCAACGCATGGATGCTCTGGATCACCTCCTGGATCACCGAGAACACCACCCACTGGGGTCTGCAGATCGACGAGTTCTGGTGGACCGCCATCTGGGCCGCCATCGTGCTGTCCATCGTCAGCTGGTTGCTGTCGTTGCTCGCCAGTGACCTGAAAAGGTCTGAGCGCTAA
- the cobF gene encoding precorrin-6A synthase (deacetylating): protein MRTIHVIGIGAGDPDYVTVQAISALNDTQVFFAMDKGEAKDDLVALRRLICDRFIEKPGYRFVTLPDPTRAADVPYEQAVDDWHAARAKLWARAIETELPDGASGSFLAWGDPSLYDSTLRILDRVAEHVDFEFDVIPGITAIQSLTARHRIPLNDIGEPVLITTGRRLRADGLSGAAVVMLDGDCSFRGCPPDTRIWWGAYLGTPDELLVAGTVGEVADQITEIRAAARQRHGWIMDIYLLRAAD from the coding sequence GTGCGCACCATTCATGTGATCGGCATCGGAGCAGGCGACCCCGACTACGTGACAGTGCAGGCCATCTCGGCACTCAACGACACCCAGGTCTTCTTCGCGATGGACAAGGGCGAGGCCAAGGACGATCTGGTCGCGCTGCGCAGACTCATCTGTGATCGCTTCATCGAGAAGCCCGGATACCGGTTCGTCACACTGCCCGACCCCACGCGGGCCGCCGACGTGCCCTACGAGCAGGCCGTCGACGACTGGCACGCGGCACGGGCGAAACTGTGGGCCCGTGCCATCGAGACCGAACTGCCCGATGGGGCGAGCGGGTCCTTCCTGGCCTGGGGTGACCCGTCGCTCTACGACAGCACCCTGCGCATCCTCGATCGCGTCGCCGAACACGTGGACTTCGAGTTCGACGTCATACCCGGTATCACGGCCATCCAGTCGCTGACCGCGCGGCATCGCATCCCGCTCAACGATATTGGCGAGCCCGTGCTGATCACCACCGGGCGCAGGCTGCGTGCCGACGGGCTGAGCGGCGCGGCCGTGGTGATGCTCGACGGGGACTGCTCCTTCCGCGGCTGCCCACCCGATACCCGGATCTGGTGGGGCGCCTATCTGGGAACTCCCGACGAGTTGCTGGTGGCAGGCACCGTGGGAGAGGTCGCCGACCAGATCACCGAAATCCGCGCCGCGGCAAGGCAACGACACGGCTGGATCATGGACATCTACCTGCTGCGGGCGGCAGACTGA
- a CDS encoding diiron oxygenase, whose amino-acid sequence MTASMKAGTTRAEFAERLLKGSVRKSYEPIVDIDWDAPLDPDKFYLPPRVVSLYGTELWESMSRAEQIELSRQELVNTLSAGIWFENILNQSLLRKMMHADPTAATTHYELTELGDETRHMVMFGKAIAKVGAKPVRPRLYQRIIINTLPFAFRGSVLWVAALIGEEIFDSLQRQMMDDDELQPMVQRLMRIHVTEEARHIQFARDGLRKRTPEMSRAKRIWVGNLNGLGGPFFRHLFTNAVQYRRVGLDGRAARRMARRSPHRHQVQITGFAPLASFLDEVGLMGPIARRMWRRSAFLPSGTIGTAGGVEDTGQDGPSDDDLYSGPATVDGREVQVLLAGHLDPIDGRYHWRGTVLAPLPEGAGNPVSITIGERTASAKFTERSQQGGYSIAGVGTPPFPR is encoded by the coding sequence ATGACCGCTTCGATGAAGGCAGGGACCACACGCGCCGAGTTCGCCGAGCGCCTGCTCAAGGGGTCGGTACGCAAGTCGTACGAGCCGATCGTCGACATCGACTGGGACGCACCGCTGGATCCCGACAAGTTCTATCTGCCGCCCAGGGTGGTCTCGCTGTACGGCACCGAACTCTGGGAGTCGATGAGCCGGGCCGAGCAGATCGAGCTGTCCCGCCAAGAACTGGTCAACACCCTCTCGGCGGGAATCTGGTTCGAGAACATCCTCAATCAGTCGCTGCTTCGCAAGATGATGCATGCCGACCCCACCGCGGCCACCACCCACTACGAGCTCACCGAACTCGGCGACGAGACCCGACACATGGTGATGTTCGGCAAGGCGATCGCCAAGGTGGGCGCCAAACCGGTACGTCCGCGGCTCTACCAGCGGATCATCATCAATACCTTGCCGTTCGCATTCCGCGGGTCGGTGTTGTGGGTGGCCGCGCTGATCGGCGAGGAGATCTTCGATTCCCTGCAGCGCCAGATGATGGACGATGACGAGTTGCAGCCGATGGTGCAGCGACTCATGCGTATCCACGTCACCGAGGAGGCCCGCCACATCCAGTTCGCGCGTGACGGGCTACGCAAGCGCACGCCGGAGATGTCGCGGGCCAAGCGGATCTGGGTCGGCAATCTCAACGGGCTCGGCGGGCCGTTCTTCCGCCACCTGTTCACCAATGCGGTGCAGTACCGCCGGGTCGGCTTGGACGGCAGGGCCGCGCGCCGGATGGCCCGCCGCTCCCCACACCGACACCAGGTACAGATCACCGGGTTCGCGCCACTGGCGTCGTTCCTCGACGAGGTCGGCCTGATGGGTCCGATCGCCCGGCGGATGTGGCGACGCAGCGCGTTCCTGCCGAGCGGCACGATCGGTACCGCCGGCGGCGTCGAGGACACCGGCCAGGACGGCCCGTCCGACGATGACCTCTACAGCGGCCCCGCGACGGTCGACGGCCGCGAGGTCCAGGTCCTGCTGGCCGGGCATCTGGACCCGATCGACGGTCGATACCATTGGCGTGGAACGGTTTTGGCGCCACTACCCGAGGGCGCCGGCAATCCGGTCTCGATCACCATCGGCGAGCGCACCGCATCGGCGAAGTTCACCGAGCGCAGCCAGCAGGGTGGCTACTCGATCGCCGGGGTGGGCACACCCCCCTTCCCGCGCTAG